In a single window of the Melioribacteraceae bacterium genome:
- a CDS encoding PD40 domain-containing protein: MRKILLFILLLPFTIFSQFNEFHPEYEWLTIKGKNIFVHYHPEAERTAKIVAKIADEVWDPICSLYEYQPDPVHYVIKDIDDYSNGATYFFDNKIEIWASALDFDLRGSHNWLRNVISHEFTHMVQIQASMKLSRSIPAIYLQMLNYEDKRRPDILYGFPNFIASYPIATINMPAWFAEGTAQYMRKEFDYDNWDSHRDMILRSYTLENKLLTWNQMGVFNKTSLGNESVYNSGYALTLYIAQKYGEDKLREITKKLGKITNFTIDAAFKDVLGIDGDKVYDEWSTFLKNDYKQRIKDVEENLVQGKMVAEKGFGNFYPTFSSDGRYIAYVSNKGADYFGLSSIYLYDTQTKEEKQIKSLIRSSISFIPNTNKIVYAKIGHENPGMVNIHDLYVYDIDTKKEDRLTFGLRANNPSVSSDGKNIVFLFQKDGTSNIGIVDIDGKNLKQLTFYSAGEQVYNPKFSPKNDFIVYGFSIANSREIMKVNISDSQISFLVKNGFDNRDPFFDINGNLIYSSDETGIFNIYSMDVNTKEKRRISNVLGGAFQPQSNANGSIVYSGYTVDGFKLFLLDAEETKKVDDSKRYIPSQNYPLGEDKFKGDMAKYDINYLRNYNDSTLPEYSSTKYTGFFSRLSLIPFVRYDNYNTSNSGFDKIKPGVYVLSSDFLNRYSLFAGGSINKRFERDLFFNFEYRERVPLLYNLGLRPEMSVELYSISRKANTPLEFDPLDPSQNTATDVTYDLFEFDIIGKHKIVSEDTYLEARYIYSSYTATLGSFIFPNTTILYPTTKDTYLIGSNLQLKLSHEEIIPTIDSDINPVGRKVEFQYNYEMNRYNNEGTYEIKDGYLLPVYSKFNYHKLEFNWKEYIEVFKDQTLTAQFRAASILGPTVPDFFDFYLGGLIGMKSYPFYSVSGNELGWLNLTYRFPLIKNIDTRLGHLYIDKVYLSVYGDFGNAWNGKIPSINNFKKGAGAEIRIKMNSFYLFPTSLFFNAAYSFDKISRVISNETVNYGKEWSFYGGILFDFNF, encoded by the coding sequence ATGCGCAAAATTCTTTTATTCATACTTTTATTGCCTTTCACAATTTTTTCTCAGTTTAATGAATTTCATCCAGAGTATGAATGGCTGACCATTAAAGGGAAAAATATTTTTGTTCATTATCATCCTGAAGCGGAGAGAACAGCTAAAATTGTTGCTAAGATTGCAGATGAAGTTTGGGATCCAATCTGTTCATTGTATGAGTATCAACCTGACCCGGTTCATTATGTAATTAAGGATATTGATGATTATTCCAACGGAGCTACCTATTTCTTTGATAACAAAATTGAGATTTGGGCAAGTGCTCTAGATTTTGATTTGCGCGGTTCTCATAATTGGCTTCGTAATGTTATTTCACATGAATTTACTCACATGGTGCAGATTCAAGCATCAATGAAATTGAGCCGCTCAATTCCGGCTATCTACTTACAAATGCTAAATTATGAAGATAAAAGGCGTCCCGATATTTTATATGGGTTTCCAAATTTTATTGCTTCTTATCCCATCGCGACTATAAACATGCCTGCTTGGTTCGCAGAAGGTACCGCACAATATATGAGAAAGGAATTTGATTACGATAACTGGGATTCGCACCGGGATATGATTTTGAGAAGCTACACGCTCGAAAATAAATTACTTACCTGGAACCAAATGGGAGTATTTAATAAAACAAGTTTAGGTAATGAATCGGTTTACAATTCCGGTTATGCTTTAACATTATATATCGCGCAAAAATATGGGGAAGATAAGTTAAGAGAAATCACAAAAAAATTGGGAAAGATAACCAACTTCACTATTGACGCGGCATTCAAAGATGTTCTAGGTATTGACGGTGACAAGGTTTATGATGAATGGAGCACTTTTCTAAAAAATGATTATAAGCAAAGAATTAAGGATGTGGAAGAAAATCTTGTACAAGGAAAAATGGTTGCCGAAAAAGGTTTTGGGAATTTTTATCCAACATTTTCTTCTGATGGAAGATATATTGCGTACGTCTCAAACAAAGGAGCCGATTATTTTGGCCTTTCTTCAATTTATCTTTATGATACTCAGACCAAAGAAGAGAAGCAAATCAAATCCTTGATACGTTCAAGCATTTCATTTATCCCCAATACTAATAAAATAGTTTACGCTAAAATAGGTCATGAAAATCCGGGGATGGTTAATATTCATGATTTGTATGTTTATGATATTGATACCAAGAAAGAGGATAGATTAACTTTCGGATTGAGAGCTAATAATCCCTCGGTTTCCAGCGATGGTAAGAATATAGTGTTTCTCTTTCAGAAAGATGGCACTTCAAATATTGGAATAGTTGATATCGACGGAAAGAATTTGAAGCAGTTAACTTTTTATAGTGCCGGTGAGCAGGTTTATAATCCAAAATTTTCACCCAAAAATGATTTCATAGTATATGGATTTTCTATCGCGAATTCCCGCGAAATAATGAAAGTGAACATATCAGACTCTCAAATTAGTTTTTTAGTTAAGAATGGCTTTGATAACCGTGACCCCTTTTTTGATATCAATGGTAATTTGATCTACTCATCAGATGAAACTGGGATCTTCAATATTTATTCGATGGATGTAAATACAAAAGAGAAAAGAAGAATATCGAATGTTTTAGGCGGCGCATTTCAGCCGCAGAGTAATGCAAATGGATCGATAGTTTACAGCGGCTATACCGTAGATGGATTCAAATTATTTTTATTAGATGCTGAAGAAACTAAAAAAGTAGATGATAGCAAACGATATATACCGTCACAAAATTATCCTTTAGGTGAAGATAAATTTAAAGGAGATATGGCTAAATATGATATTAATTACTTAAGAAATTATAACGATTCCACATTACCTGAATATTCATCTACAAAATATACCGGATTCTTCTCACGGTTAAGCCTCATACCTTTTGTTAGATATGATAATTATAATACATCTAATTCCGGATTCGACAAAATAAAGCCGGGTGTTTATGTTCTCTCGAGTGATTTTTTAAACAGATATAGTTTATTTGCCGGCGGTTCTATAAATAAAAGATTTGAACGCGATCTCTTTTTTAATTTTGAGTATAGAGAAAGAGTGCCGCTACTTTATAATTTAGGTCTGCGACCTGAAATGTCGGTTGAACTTTACAGCATTAGCCGAAAAGCCAATACTCCACTTGAGTTCGATCCGCTCGATCCTTCACAAAACACCGCAACAGATGTTACCTATGATCTTTTTGAGTTTGATATTATTGGAAAGCATAAAATTGTATCAGAGGATACATACCTTGAGGCGCGTTATATCTATAGCAGTTACACTGCAACACTCGGTTCATTTATTTTTCCGAATACTACAATTTTATATCCCACGACAAAAGACACCTATCTGATCGGAAGCAATCTTCAACTTAAATTATCTCACGAGGAAATTATTCCAACAATCGATTCGGATATAAATCCGGTCGGCAGAAAAGTTGAGTTTCAGTACAATTATGAAATGAACCGTTACAATAACGAAGGCACTTACGAAATAAAAGATGGGTATTTGTTACCGGTATATTCCAAGTTCAATTATCATAAGCTAGAGTTTAATTGGAAAGAATATATTGAAGTGTTTAAAGACCAAACATTAACCGCACAGTTTAGAGCCGCTTCTATATTGGGTCCGACTGTTCCCGACTTTTTTGATTTTTATCTTGGCGGACTCATCGGTATGAAAAGTTATCCATTTTATTCAGTCAGCGGTAATGAATTGGGATGGTTGAATTTAACGTATCGTTTCCCTTTAATAAAGAATATTGATACAAGATTGGGACATCTATACATAGATAAAGTTTATTTATCTGTTTATGGCGATTTCGGAAACGCGTGGAATGGAAAAATTCCCTCAATAAATAATTTTAAAAAGGGAGCCGGAGCCGAGATTAGAATTAAGATGAATTCATTTTATCTTTTCCCAACAAGTTTATTTTTTAATGCCGCATACTCATTTGATAAAATCAGCAGAGTTATTTCCAACGAAACTGTGAATTATGGAAAAGAGTGGAGTTTTTATGGCGGCATTTTATTCGACTTTAACTTCTAA
- a CDS encoding T9SS type A sorting domain-containing protein, which produces MKRFLFILSVLINLGSLSAQNFNRHSASSINELNNFNSLKILAVMVEFKEDNDQTTAGNGKFGSIYTKEYGLTILDPLPHNAQYFSDHLEFAKNYFKKASNGKLSVEYKVLPSVITVSKTIRNYAPAPRESSLDSVGRFAQEVWQLASAQFATEDFSQYDLFTIFHAGVGREFSPPGSLGNERDIPSVYLGFNSLKKIFGNSFNGFPVNSGNYAIKNSMILPATNSREVSSTGEKVLVQLTTNGLLVSSIASHLGLPDLFNTSNGITAIGRFGLMDGESIFAYSGIFPAGLSAWERIFLGWDSPIEVKLEDAKLNITSFTSKLNNDTTIIKVPINSSEYYLIENRSRDSKKDGLNLTYKIGGETKKFYVDKDRGKFQWYLVDTLAGVVTDIDDIDWAVPGNGIVIWHIDEKIINQKLSSNEINSDPQNRGVDIEEADGTQDIGEKFQTIFGEEYGRATEEDLWYTGNTARLYKNKFGSDTKPNSNANDGSSSLIALERFSAPANKMSFNIVFGNENVRLASKLNLNTIDPKFLYIPQNALNEFIVVDDKKLKRFPLDGSAYEESNNFGIVRPITFVFNNKKYIASAENNRFNIIEGEIGNSKHSQLNLTKQNTSPLIYVEESQDAFLMAGTADGFIFKLSMKNYELTGINAVTYSKIADSKIIQVNAVDSDNVFVITENSLYDNKQNKIVFPAAVIQSAIVNNTKTNSASSIVLTSDNKISVVQNGQIVKDIKVGAGGNVNSFSVSINSASGNPVFLVSSGSMIEAFYLSGAMADNFPIYSSNNELFGNSVLASDLNGDLITEIIASTVNGKIYAFDGLTAKIVKPFPVSVGQDVKLSPVIYRHTPYQSMGPTALQALAVIDTKGTLHNWVIGLTNDNFVWVNGLKNSYNNSSLNYSQQTDADQEYFPNSKIYNWPNPVYGGVTNIRFFVSEDSNVKIRIFDLAGDLAGELSLEAKGGFDNEVAWDITNIQSGVYYANIEAASGTGKSANKIIKIAVIK; this is translated from the coding sequence ATGAAGAGATTTCTTTTTATACTCTCAGTCTTGATTAACTTGGGCAGTTTATCTGCCCAAAATTTTAATCGCCACTCAGCATCTTCAATTAATGAGTTGAATAATTTTAATTCGTTAAAAATCTTGGCTGTAATGGTAGAATTTAAAGAAGATAATGATCAAACTACTGCCGGTAATGGAAAATTTGGATCTATTTATACAAAAGAATATGGTTTAACAATTCTTGATCCTTTGCCACATAACGCTCAATATTTTTCAGATCATCTTGAGTTTGCTAAAAATTATTTTAAAAAAGCTTCAAATGGTAAATTGAGTGTAGAGTACAAAGTACTTCCAAGTGTTATTACAGTTTCAAAGACTATAAGAAATTATGCCCCGGCTCCACGAGAATCATCATTGGATAGCGTTGGTAGATTTGCTCAGGAAGTGTGGCAATTAGCATCAGCTCAATTTGCGACAGAAGATTTTTCTCAATATGATTTATTCACAATCTTTCACGCCGGAGTTGGAAGAGAATTTTCACCTCCCGGCAGTTTGGGAAATGAGAGAGATATTCCTTCAGTGTATCTTGGTTTTAACTCACTCAAAAAAATATTTGGAAATAGTTTTAACGGATTTCCGGTAAACAGCGGGAATTATGCAATTAAAAATAGTATGATTTTACCCGCCACTAATTCAAGAGAGGTTAGTAGTACCGGTGAAAAAGTATTGGTTCAGCTTACTACAAATGGATTGCTCGTATCGAGTATTGCTAGTCATTTGGGATTGCCCGATTTATTCAATACCTCGAATGGTATTACTGCTATTGGCCGATTTGGATTAATGGATGGAGAATCAATATTTGCCTACAGTGGGATATTTCCGGCAGGGTTATCGGCATGGGAGAGAATTTTTCTTGGATGGGATTCCCCGATAGAGGTAAAACTAGAAGACGCAAAACTCAATATTACTTCTTTCACATCTAAATTGAATAATGATACAACAATCATTAAAGTACCAATTAATTCTTCCGAATATTATTTAATTGAGAACCGATCACGTGATTCTAAAAAAGATGGATTGAATCTCACTTACAAAATCGGCGGCGAAACAAAAAAGTTTTATGTGGATAAAGATAGAGGAAAATTTCAGTGGTATTTGGTTGATACATTAGCGGGCGTTGTTACCGATATTGATGACATTGATTGGGCGGTCCCGGGTAATGGAATTGTAATATGGCATATTGATGAAAAAATTATTAATCAAAAGTTGAGCTCAAATGAAATTAATTCCGATCCTCAAAATAGAGGTGTTGATATTGAGGAAGCGGATGGCACTCAAGATATTGGTGAAAAATTTCAAACCATATTTGGTGAGGAATATGGAAGAGCAACCGAAGAAGATTTATGGTACACTGGCAATACCGCTAGACTTTATAAAAATAAATTTGGATCAGATACCAAGCCAAATTCAAACGCAAATGATGGCTCCAGCAGTTTAATCGCTTTAGAAAGATTTTCAGCTCCGGCTAATAAAATGTCGTTCAATATTGTATTTGGTAATGAAAATGTTCGATTGGCTTCCAAGCTGAATCTGAATACTATCGATCCCAAATTCCTCTACATCCCACAAAACGCATTAAATGAGTTTATTGTTGTTGATGATAAAAAATTAAAGAGATTTCCCCTCGATGGTTCTGCATATGAGGAATCAAACAATTTTGGAATTGTTCGCCCAATAACATTTGTATTCAATAACAAAAAATATATTGCATCAGCAGAAAATAATCGTTTTAATATTATTGAAGGTGAAATCGGAAATTCCAAGCATAGCCAATTGAATCTCACCAAACAGAATACTTCGCCATTAATTTATGTCGAAGAATCACAGGATGCTTTTTTAATGGCTGGCACGGCAGATGGATTCATTTTCAAATTATCTATGAAAAATTATGAACTCACTGGAATAAACGCCGTGACGTATTCAAAGATTGCCGATAGCAAAATTATTCAAGTAAACGCAGTAGATTCTGATAATGTATTTGTCATAACTGAAAATTCATTGTACGATAATAAGCAAAATAAAATAGTCTTCCCGGCGGCAGTTATACAATCAGCAATAGTAAATAATACTAAAACGAACAGTGCGAGCAGTATTGTACTAACCTCGGATAATAAAATAAGTGTTGTTCAAAATGGGCAGATTGTTAAAGATATTAAAGTTGGTGCAGGTGGTAATGTTAATTCATTTTCGGTTTCAATTAATTCTGCGAGTGGGAACCCGGTGTTTTTAGTAAGCAGCGGATCAATGATTGAAGCCTTCTATCTCTCCGGAGCGATGGCCGATAATTTCCCAATTTATTCATCAAATAATGAGTTGTTTGGAAATTCGGTTTTAGCTAGTGATTTGAATGGTGATCTTATTACCGAAATTATTGCGTCAACAGTAAATGGAAAAATTTATGCGTTTGACGGCTTGACCGCAAAGATTGTAAAACCATTTCCTGTTAGCGTCGGGCAAGATGTAAAATTATCTCCGGTAATTTACAGGCACACTCCTTATCAATCGATGGGTCCAACAGCACTACAAGCATTAGCTGTAATTGATACTAAAGGTACACTGCATAACTGGGTTATCGGTCTAACTAATGATAATTTTGTTTGGGTGAATGGTTTAAAAAATTCCTACAATAATTCATCTTTAAATTATTCTCAACAAACAGATGCCGATCAAGAATATTTCCCTAATTCTAAAATTTACAATTGGCCAAATCCGGTTTATGGGGGAGTGACAAATATTCGCTTCTTCGTCTCTGAAGACTCAAATGTAAAAATTAGAATTTTTGATTTAGCAGGGGATTTAGCCGGTGAATTATCGCTTGAAGCTAAAGGAGGATTTGATAATGAAGTGGCTTGGGATATCACCAATATTCAGAGCGGCGTTTATTATGCGAATATTGAAGCCGCTTCCGGAACGGGAAAATCAGCAAATAAAATAATTAAGATTGCAGTCATTAAATAA